The genomic DNA cattaatgaaatcatgcataaacaactcatcatcttaagcattaagtacggttggcacatcatcatgaatcatgattaattaagcatgatcatgatgactttttgtcggaCAAAATCGTGGACGtcacacatgaattcatgttaactaaatgttatgAGTTATCATGACTTAATTCATTaaatcatgcattaattatacaggaaaatctcataattaacatgaattcattgtctgtcattaatgacatcaggtatggacaacaaatcatcttgagcattaggtacagtggatAAATCATTAAgcataatgatcaattacacatgatcatgttgaTTTCTTGGTATACACCCCTTGTCAGGGGCGCTGCCAGAAATCAAAGGAGAGTAATGGGTGCACAACAATAGGATGAGCCATATGACATTAATCATTTtctgtcactttgtctgtttttataaaCCAGATGGattgatgtatttggtatcagtGGATAGCTCTGTCTCCTCTTTCGTCTGACATGTGTGCCATATCTGTGCTATCATGAGTTTGTGAGTAATTGaaacgagagtaatgggtgTGCAGGTGAACACAGAGCAGTACAGTATGACTATAAAAAATGATacaatttgatttaatttcatgATCGCcttacttgatcgtacagacaagtgcctagtctcgttgaaaagccccacttctgctctttcatgcaatagaGATCCCATCTCAATGcaactaataatagcggagcaatgtaacagagaatgggtgtgttttttgacaatAATAATAGCCCTTAAAGGACCCCGTTTCAGTGCCGGGCCTTTAGAATCGGAATCGTCCTGACCCCCCCAGTACAAAAATCACAGTGGTAGCAAATTCAGTTTTATTCAGCTCATGAAGTTACCCCCTATACATTCTATTTATGAAATGTGCATCTGGTTTAGGCTCATGGTAGGGATATGGTCAATATTCTATAATTTGGTGCTTACTGTATATCATTGGAAAGACCACCAgggacacaaaactcaaaaactTCAATACTCAAGGCACTCTGATGATTCAGAGAAAGTACAACCAGACTTGTGCCTTAATAGAATGGACAGACAGGATTGAGCCCTTCATGGCAAAGGTCAATAAAGAAACATGTTGTAACGTGAATATATCTAATCAAAGACTGATGAGACTGATCAAAACCCCTGTGGTTGGGCTGACGAACTGTTTTATTGTAGAATGACTACTGTGAATAATATTCTTGGGAACATGATTGTTTTTTGTTGAAGTCATGAGCAGAAATGTTTCTAAGTCACTCAAATTCACATGAGTCCTGTAAATGCTTGAGGTGTCACGCTTGTCACGCTTGAGTTATGTTTGTGTAATGCCACTGTCAGCATAACATCCATTGTCAGAATAACATCCACCCTCTCTAGAGTGTTGAGGGTCTATATGTTGAACCTGAGATGGTGAAATGGGAGGAGGTCGCTTATCAGGCTGCAACAGCTGGCTTCAGACTTTCTTAGTCAGTTGTGATCGAATCAGTAGGACAAAGGGCGTGGTGCTGCCAAGAGGAAGCGCAGGTTAAAAGATCTAGTTTCCATTCCATTATAGGAATGCACTCCAAACATGAAAAAGAGAAACTCAACTACAAGTTAGACACATTCTACGAGTGTGGTATGTTCATGTATGATGAAGGTCAGAGACCCTCATAAATCACGACACATGCTATAGAGACATGCTGTAGTCATGTCTTGTGTTGTACAAAAGGTTACCGGGTCAGCCTTTCATCAGTTGCTCTGATGCTACCACTCTGAGCTCACCTCATACCACCTGAGCTCAGTGCGTCCTGATTGGGTGTTGGCGCCTATATCCGTTGCTTTTATATTTATATCTTTTTAGATCAGCAATGCTTccacaatgtaggctacagacagagacggtttataaagctataagtaactatacgatctttgctaCAGAATAGACTAGGCCACAGACAGCCTGACGAGCAGGCAGTGAACATGATCGGTCAtgttaacttgctacaatcatgaTAACATACAGTTTAACTTCCTGTGTTGCACCACCTACCCAGtccatcacaaaaaaaaaaaaatggaaaaaaaacaataatgctTAACAACAAAATCACGGACCATTTTTTGTTGTCTGTAATTCCATGTATGGAAAATACTGATGAAAACAGAAAACGACTAGATCGGCGttttccgtttttctattgTCTAATTAAAAACTgaaatattctttattttttgtttatccATTCTCATTCATGAAACGAAAATCGATTGGCCAGAAGATCCACGGACCACTTTTAAACAATCCCCAGATCTAATATCAGATATCTATTGCATTGCATAGTGAAAGCTGATGCCACAAACAATGGTATTTAGTTTTTGCAATTATCTGTATTATTCTTTCTAGACCCCTGGTAGAGGATGCTTATTCAATTAAATCCAATTTAGAAATATTGAACATCTAATTTTCTTCACCATCaccatatctaaacatcactcTACTCATCCCTTAACATGAATCTCTTGCTCATTCCGCGTTAATGCACCATGGTGTAGTCTGTGACTATTGTAAGTCCAGCTTGTAGTGGTGGTGGCGTACTCTGTAGAATGCTCGTTCCAAGAGGGACTGCTCAGTGCCTGGTGTGCAGAATCCATTGGTGATGCCTACACAGCGGAAGCCCAGGCTTTGGTAAAGGCGGTGCGGTGCCGCCGTGTATGCTGTGGTGCCCAGGACcactgaggaagaggagtgggCACGCAGACGGGTAAACCTGAGGACCTGCTGGCCAAGTGCAACCCCAACCTGCTGTCGCCTAAAGCGGCGATCCACAGACATGCGATCCAGCTCCATATTGCCATCCTGGAGACAGTGGACTGCAACCAGCCCAACCACTGTCCTGCCGATCTCCGCAACCCAGAGATGGTGCTCTAAGATTAGGGAGAGCAAGTAAGCACATATCATCATGCTTACTCATATCAGGAGCTTATTTCCCAACTCCTCATCTTTCATTACTACCCTGTATGTTACTTAGGTTTCTATGTTATACAACATAATGCTTACAGATGTCATTTTAATGTACATTTCTATCTTGTAGAAGACATCAGTTAGATAAGAACAGTTGACAAAGTTATTTCACCGGAGGATTCCATGTAGTACTGGTCAATGTCATGTATGTCCTGCGCCCGTTCCAGGTACCCATTCACCACTTTCTGACTGTAGTAGTAGCGCACACCCAATACTAGTGGCAGTATGCAACAGACCAGCCATACTGATCCAGTGAACACATAGAATGTCACTGTAAATGAAACAAGACATTGACAGATGaacaagaaaagaaatgagACAACAAGTAAGACATTTGAATGAATAATGTCACAAtaaattacattacactacattacagtatatgaagTTAACCTTGCTGCCAACAGAAGACTTGAAAGATAAATGGCTTACCTGATATAGCAGTGTACAGAAGCTGACTTTCCGGGTGATACAGCAAGCCACGGAAAGCAGTGTCAGTCACCATTTCTGTCATACCCTCACGGAAGATGCGCAGGACTTCTTTACGATCCGAAGGAGTATACCTACGCACAACCACTGTTCTATCTTCTTTGATATTGTTCAAGTTTGCATATGCCTCCTGTTGTGCCATTGCTTTCTTATCCAAGGCTGTCATGCAGGGGAGCTTATTTCACTCAATGAATAACTGGCAGACTGGTCTCAGCAAATTTTTAGTTAATATTGTAGAATTTGAAATAACATGTCATACAACATTTGAGGATAACTCAAACTTCAACCCTGTTGAAACAAACTAAGGAAATACTCTGACATAAATACAAAGCCAATCAGTATGTCAGTTAAGGTGAACAGTGGAAGTTCCCATTTCATACTGCAAGAAGGGTGTGCATTTCGGTTTAAATAGGACTGCCTGTTGGGCCATAGGATGCTGCAGCATGATAAGCCACACCCCCtggagtcaagtcaagtcaggtcaagtttaaagtgtaactgcaccctaaaatatgttttttgagctgttgattgattgaaattactcataagtggtgaactacactattaccagggttgatattgacaaaaattgtgtttcccgagaaaagttaCATTTCGTAtgcaggttgaaacatgccatggcattttggtccaaaatgctattggaatgctgacgtagtcctgcaatTTTCTGAAGagtctacgtcaccgggtcattacaaattaggaatgaaacgccccaacacctgctgccctacctgtgataagccatgtctgcagcactcattcccagatggacacgaaatcaccatggttgattggttgcagcagtgctgcattccctctccaaatttcagaatgtCTAGCCCATTTTGAAAgtctttttcagaaatgtgaagtgggtggagttatggggtgcagttacactttaataggcgcgttcaagttgacctcttgcagcagcgagatctgccggtgagagcaggggcggggatacaaacgctgctatgaagttgtacactctctacttcccgtagtctagatgtgaccatgtgacgaagcatgaggcacggacccttgtggatatgaagaggcatctaaacacctgcacatacgtcagggatgtgaAAGCAATCATCTTCAAAGCCAAGCAAGCATCatctttaacgccaaaaggtcacctttttaatTGCTCTCCTTCCACATTTGAATGATTTTTAACAACAATAAGGCATGGAAAAAgcatgtctttatttgaaaacaatataaagaatattatatatatatatatatatacagtacagaccaaaagtttggacacttCTCAATCAATtagtttcctttcttttcacGACTATGGACATTACAGAttcacactgaaggcatcaaaactatgaattaaagtgtaactgcatcccataactccacccacttcacatttctgaaaaacgctttcaaaatgggcgggaCGTTCTTAAATTTGCAAGGGAGGGGCactattaaccctggtaatagtgtggtTTATCACTTaagagtaatttcaatcaatcaacagctcaaaaaacatatgttagggtgcagttacactttaacacatgtggaaatattttttaccaaaaaagtgtaaaacaactgaaaatacgCCTGAGGTTATTCAGCTCAGGAAGTTGGCACCCAGGATCCTATGCAATTTCtaagtatgtgatgatgtggggctattttaattgaAAGGCCAAGGTAACTTTatcagaggcgagctaaactaaTGACGATGGAACTGCAATGTTCAAAGTCAGTAAGCATTGGTTGTAGTGTgctatccaattgcgtgcagtgagacagagacatgcatGGTTAACATTATGCTTTCAAAAAAAGTaattgtgtgcacatcccaccttttgCACGTAGTTTGCACCTGTCGGCCACCAGTACTGCACCTGCCAAAAGGTGggatgtgtctctgtctctgaaacAAATTTCTGAGGAAAAGGCTGGGGGTGGTTCGTAAATTGAAAAAAGTGGTTAGGTGGCCCTTGACACAAAATAGATGATAAAAACCAGTCATAGATGAAAACCAGTCACAGTTCTCGGAGAACAACAAGTTATTGTGCAATAAATGCATTTAGGTAATGAAGGAATTTACTGTCAAGTGGCGTTAGGCTACAAGTCAAAggagtacagtagcctagccctTCGCCACTTCTTTGACCCAACGCAAGATACCTTTTACCGAGGCTcttttacaaaaacaaaacatgcataTAGTTCATGGGCCAGGACCTTAAAAATCACATATCGTATCACCTGAGGTGGCAAAATCTACCAATGATTTTTGTAATCCTCCATGCCTGAGGGACATTATTTGGTATGATAACCCTATAAGTGTGGTAGGTTAGTTGTATTTTTCCTAGCTTTTATACCTGCACACAGTAAATTATACAATTACAAGCCTATGTACAGATATGGGTGCCTCAAAGTCTGGAGGAAGGTGGGACAtgtcttaatccatgttataTCACATGTAGATCACATAGGCCTTTAGAAAATATACAGTTTAGAAGGCCAATTTAGCTTTCCATGAATCATATAGGCTAAAATGTATCCGTCGTACACGTTTTCACCTACATAGGATTAGATAGAAGCAAAggactgaaagtgggtgggtcaaatcccaactcttgctatatcacatctagagagtatgggcttttagaaaatgtatgggtTAGATAGCTGAATACACTTTACACAGCTAGTTTAGACCCATAACCAATATacatgcatttcaatgtaacgcaaaatacattacagtaTAGTGATATGGAGGAAGTTTGGAAATATCTCAATGCAC from Sardina pilchardus chromosome 2, fSarPil1.1, whole genome shotgun sequence includes the following:
- the LOC134100749 gene encoding N-acetylaspartate synthetase-like isoform X1; amino-acid sequence: MTALDKKAMAQQEAYANLNNIKEDRTVVVRRYTPSDRKEVLRIFREGMTEMVTDTAFRGLLYHPESQLLYTAISVTFYVFTGSVWLVCCILPLVLGVRYYYSQKVVNGYLERAQDIHDIDQYYMESSEHHLWVAEIGRTVVGLVAVHCLQDGNMELDRMSVDRRFRRQQVGVALGQQVLRFTRLRAHSSSSVVLGTTAYTAAPHRLYQSLGFRCVGITNGFCTPGTEQSLLERAFYRVRHHHYKLDLQ
- the LOC134100749 gene encoding N-acetylaspartate synthetase-like isoform X2 encodes the protein MSAADMAYHRYTPSDRKEVLRIFREGMTEMVTDTAFRGLLYHPESQLLYTAISVTFYVFTGSVWLVCCILPLVLGVRYYYSQKVVNGYLERAQDIHDIDQYYMESSEHHLWVAEIGRTVVGLVAVHCLQDGNMELDRMSVDRRFRRQQVGVALGQQVLRFTRLRAHSSSSVVLGTTAYTAAPHRLYQSLGFRCVGITNGFCTPGTEQSLLERAFYRVRHHHYKLDLQ